AGAAAAATATCCTATCTTTATCTTCTTCTTGCATAGGACTCCATTTATCATAATCAATACCTTTAAAGTTGTTTTTTGATGAATTTTCCTGGTGCAAACTAAAATATTCAGGGTCATGTCTTTCCATCCACGACTGAGTTGCAAGACCACCTGTTTCAATTATATGACCCAAATGCCTAGTTGTATGAAACCAAACTTCGTGCGAAACTTTTTCACCTTTATCTTCCTCTCTTTGAACTGGTTCGCGTCCAGCCATTTCCAAAAAAGAATCACCTGGGGCCAGTTTTGAAGAGAGTTCTATACCAAAAGTATTTTTAACTACACCATGTACTCTAGAAACAGCAATAGCCAAATCTTCAGAGTCGCTCCGTTTTAGTTCTTCCTCATTAATCTCTCTATCTAAATCCTTCACTTCTTTATCAAGAGAACTAAGTCGTTTTGAATATTGTGTATTACCTAGACTAGCTTTTAAACGATTCGGGTTGTTTTTTCTATCTAGTAAATCAGCTTGATAAGTTTGATTTCTCTGTAACTGTGCGCTTTCTAATCTAGCGTTTAATTCACCGTATCTTCTAGCATCAAAACCCATAGGCTTTGTTCCTAAAAAATCAGCCTCTGTCTTTAATAATTTTTCAACTTGAGAAGACGCATTAGTCGCTACTGTTTCAACAGATACAGCACTTTCCATACAAGAATCATTATATCTTAAATTTAAACTCCTGGTCAGATTTCAAGAAAGTATCTTGTTCTTGTCTCCCGACTTTTACAGTTTCCATTATAGACTCGACACCGGACTGCTTTTGTACAAACAAATTATATTGCCCATTTGCAGCTTTAAATGGTAGTTTGTATTTTACTGTAATAGTTACAACTCCAAGCGGCCTTAATGAATAGCTTCCGGCAAAAACGGTTTTTCCCAAATCTTCATATGGCGCCTGTTTATTATCAAGACCATCAATCGAAATTAATGTACTTCCTTTTGGTACATAAATACGAAGCCATGAAGGTAAAACGCTATTGAGCCATCCATCATAGCCTTGAGAATTTTTATAAGTCAAAGTTACAGTTTTTGTAATGCTGCCATCAAGCCCAATTGAAGCATCGCTCTCAACTTCATTTGTGACATACAAATTAGATTTACGTCCTCCTAAATTTGCATCATCCACAAAAAGGTAATCATCATTGGCAGGAGTATCACTAACGCGTCCTGCAATATTAAACGATTCAACGCCTTGTTGTGCATTTGCATCAAGCATATAAAACAAAACATCTTTTTGCGTCAGAGAATTCCATGCCGCCTGGAAAAGTGCGGGGATTTTTTCTTTTGGCTGCCCCAGCGAATTTTTAAGAACAGAATTCATCAACGGCCCAATAATTGCTTTTCGATTATAATAGTTGGCTGGAGCATAAATAATTTTTGTCGGATCGTTTTGGTCCCAGACAACGCTTCCTTCGACATCGGCAAAATCTTCAAGTTGATAAACAACATCAGGGCAATTACATTTAGGATTAATCTGTGTGCCAAAATTCCCATATCCAGGAACTCCAACAGTCCCAATAACATTCAAGATGTTAACCAAAACTTGTGTATCAACAGCAATCACCCCATCGATTTTCGGAATTCCGGCTTTTTGCGCTTCAGCGACAAAAGTCGTCATCGAATCTTTAAAATCAGGATCAAAATTCATATCACGAAGACGAAGATTTGGATTTATTACATAAGGACCTTTTATAAATTGAATGATTGGTTGTGGCGCTTTAATAGTTGGTGTATATATATTATCCAAATTATAAATATCATTACTTGTAACATTGCTTACTTTTCCTTTATCAACTGTCATGATTGAATATCCAGTTATAAATCCGCCAGTTGGTCGAAGCTCTTTATCGTTTTGGAATAAAACTAAATAAGTTCGCGGTGAATCAATTCCCATCATATAAGGAGCTGATTGCAATAATGGTTTGCTATTGGCAACAAGCCCTGCAGCTTCATCAATTAAATCAATTCCTTTTGTTAAATCTTCCCGAATAGGTTTTCCAGCAAAAGCAGTTGGATAACGATTTGGATCTATTTGATCAAATTCGCTCTTTGCTGCATCTGCCTCTTTTGAAACCTGGTCAACTTTTGGCAAAATATCTTTTATCGTGCTAACTAAAAATTGTATCCTGTCGTTTGCGTTTTCTTCAGCATTTGTCGCTTTTGTTCCCCCTGGAGCAAAACCAATAATATCTGCATAAGGCTTTGCAGTTTCAATTCCAATTTCTCCAGCATTAATAGCATGCTGCGCCCCGTTTATTGCATGGTTTCCATCATTCCAATATCCGCTCAAAAATGGCATAAACTTCATCCAGGACAATAAGTTATATGAAGATTGAAACGAAGTTAAGTCAGTTTTAAATTTTCCAACATCTGTCTGCACCAAATTTATATCCTGCTTTGAGAAATCTGCTTTCATGGTTTGTGAATCAGCAACCAAAACTTTAGCTTTTTTATAAACTGTAATTCCTGGAATCAGCGTTGCAAGAATCAAAAAAACAAAAATTGCCAAAACAACAGCAGCAACTCTAATGATTATTTTCTTTTTTTTGTTATTTTTAAATTTCAAATTTGGAATCTCCACAAAACCCTGCTCGTTTTTTATATTCTGAGGTACGGCAGCTGAAACTTCACTGAAACCTGTATCTGGAGTTTCTGGCAATTTTATTTCTGGAATATCTATTTTTTTTTCGTCCATAATTGTAATCAATTACAAGCTTTGCTTATAAATACAAATTAATTGTATCACGAAGCACCTTTCCCAGAAATCATAGCCCAAGGAGTTTTCAATAAAATCTGTATATCAAGCATAATTGATTTTTTTTCTGCATAATATGCATCCATTGCAATCCTTTTATCAAAGTTCACAGCACTCCTTCCATTTATTTGCCAATATCCAGTTATCCCGGGTTTTACTGATAAAACATCCGGTAAATACTTTTTTTCCTCGGGATACTTCTCAAACTGCTCCTTAAGCTCCTCAGGATAATAAGGTCTTGGCCCAACAATACTCATTTCTCCTTTTAATACATTTATTAATTGTGGAATTTCATCAACAGAATGTTTACGTATAAATCCGCCAATCGGAGTCCATCTTGGATCATTATGAAGTTTATAACTACTTTTTTTATATTCCTCATATAATTCTTTAAATTTTGGGTCCGTCTTTAATAAATTATGAGCATTCATAATCATTGATCTAAATTTATAAGGATAAAATAGTTTTTCGTTCTTTCCAACTCTTTTTGGTGTATCTGCAAAAACTGGTCCAGGAGATGTTAATTTTATAGCAATTGCTGTAACCAAAATGACTGGAGAAAAAAGAACTAGCAAAATTACTGAGAGGAAAATATCAATTGTTCGCTTAAAAAAATAATACATTTAAATTTATTCCACGTATTGAGGTTTTTCTTTTTCCAGTTTTGTAAACAATTCTTTAACTTTAGGCGTTGCGCTAAGGTCGGCAACCAAAAGCCCATCATCAGTATCAATAACTGCAACATTTGATAAGCCAATTACTGCAATTTCTTTTCCAGGCTTCCCAATTATTAAATTATCGTTTGAATCTATAAATTCTGTATCGGCTCCTTCAATAACATTTGGTTTCTCGACAGATCTAAACGATTCATAAAAAAGTTGCCATGTTCCAGAGTCGAGCCATCCAAAATCAAGTGGAATTGTGACTCTTTGATTGCTTGGTATTTTTTCAAAAAGTCCGTAATCAATCGAGACTTTTTCAAATTTATGATATTCCCTGTAAAGCTCCGTCTCCCACATTTTTGTATCCATACTATCAACTATTTTCATTAAACCCTTATATACTTCAGGTTGATACTTTTCGTAATAACCAAGTAATGTATCAGTTCTCCAAACTTCATATCCAGTATGAATTAAATAATTTTTGCCGGTAAAAAATTTCTTAGCTGTAGCAAGATCTGGTTTTTCAATATGTTTTTCAATTTCTGCAATTCTATATTTTTTATATTCATCAATTGTCGCTCCATATTTCACCCATCCGTTATTTGTACTTGGAAAAGTCGGTTCTTGATCGATCGATACAGGTTTCCCAGTTTCAGTTGCATATTCTCCAGCAGCTATAACTGCATCCAAAAACAAATCTTCCTTTGTAATTACGTGATCACACCAGGATAAAAATACAACCTCATTGGGAAATTTTTTATGAATAATTGCGGTCGCAAGCCCAATCGCTCCCAAATTATCCCTTCTTTCCGGCT
The Patescibacteria group bacterium genome window above contains:
- a CDS encoding DUF4012 domain-containing protein, which produces MDEKKIDIPEIKLPETPDTGFSEVSAAVPQNIKNEQGFVEIPNLKFKNNKKKKIIIRVAAVVLAIFVFLILATLIPGITVYKKAKVLVADSQTMKADFSKQDINLVQTDVGKFKTDLTSFQSSYNLLSWMKFMPFLSGYWNDGNHAINGAQHAINAGEIGIETAKPYADIIGFAPGGTKATNAEENANDRIQFLVSTIKDILPKVDQVSKEADAAKSEFDQIDPNRYPTAFAGKPIREDLTKGIDLIDEAAGLVANSKPLLQSAPYMMGIDSPRTYLVLFQNDKELRPTGGFITGYSIMTVDKGKVSNVTSNDIYNLDNIYTPTIKAPQPIIQFIKGPYVINPNLRLRDMNFDPDFKDSMTTFVAEAQKAGIPKIDGVIAVDTQVLVNILNVIGTVGVPGYGNFGTQINPKCNCPDVVYQLEDFADVEGSVVWDQNDPTKIIYAPANYYNRKAIIGPLMNSVLKNSLGQPKEKIPALFQAAWNSLTQKDVLFYMLDANAQQGVESFNIAGRVSDTPANDDYLFVDDANLGGRKSNLYVTNEVESDASIGLDGSITKTVTLTYKNSQGYDGWLNSVLPSWLRIYVPKGSTLISIDGLDNKQAPYEDLGKTVFAGSYSLRPLGVVTITVKYKLPFKAANGQYNLFVQKQSGVESIMETVKVGRQEQDTFLKSDQEFKFKI
- a CDS encoding sugar transferase codes for the protein MYYFFKRTIDIFLSVILLVLFSPVILVTAIAIKLTSPGPVFADTPKRVGKNEKLFYPYKFRSMIMNAHNLLKTDPKFKELYEEYKKSSYKLHNDPRWTPIGGFIRKHSVDEIPQLINVLKGEMSIVGPRPYYPEELKEQFEKYPEEKKYLPDVLSVKPGITGYWQINGRSAVNFDKRIAMDAYYAEKKSIMLDIQILLKTPWAMISGKGAS
- a CDS encoding sugar phosphate nucleotidyltransferase encodes the protein MKVVIFCGGYGTRMWPVSRKTSPKQFFPLIGGKSFYQITVERFKKRFKAEDIFVSTERSYVDFAREQAPEIPLENIIGEPERRDNLGAIGLATAIIHKKFPNEVVFLSWCDHVITKEDLFLDAVIAAGEYATETGKPVSIDQEPTFPSTNNGWVKYGATIDEYKKYRIAEIEKHIEKPDLATAKKFFTGKNYLIHTGYEVWRTDTLLGYYEKYQPEVYKGLMKIVDSMDTKMWETELYREYHKFEKVSIDYGLFEKIPSNQRVTIPLDFGWLDSGTWQLFYESFRSVEKPNVIEGADTEFIDSNDNLIIGKPGKEIAVIGLSNVAVIDTDDGLLVADLSATPKVKELFTKLEKEKPQYVE